In Cupriavidus sp. EM10, the genomic window AGCCGGTGCGGACCGAGGACCTGTCCGAGCACAAGATGCACTCTGAGTGGTACGCCGTCACCCCGGAACTGGCCGACGCCGTGCGGGAAACCCGCGCCCGCGGCGGACGTGTGATCGCCGTCGGCACCACGTCGCTGCGCGCGCTGGAATCGGCTGCAGCCGAGGACGGCACGCTGCGTCCCGGCACCGGCGACACGGACATCTTCATCACCCCGGCTACCGCTTCCGCGCAGTGGATGCGCTGATCACGAACTTCCACCTGCCCAAGTCGACGCTGCTGATGCTGGTGTCCGCGCTGGCCGGCGTGGAAGCCATCCGCGCCGCCTACCGCCACGCCGTGGCGGAACGCTACCGCTTCTTCAGCTACGGCGATGCCATGCTGCTGACCCGCCGCGACTGATCCGCGCGACCGACCGATTTCGAGAAAGAACATGCTGAATTTCGAACTGCTGACCACCGATGGCAACGCCCGCCGTGGCCGCGTCACGCTAAACCACGGCGTAGTGGAAACGCCAATTTTCATGCCCGTAGGCACTTACGGATCGGTCAAGGCGATGTCGCCGCTGGAACTGAACGAGATCGGCGCCCAGATCATCCTCGGCAACACGTTCCACCTTTGGCTGCGCCCGGGCCTGGACGTGGTGGACACCCATCAGGGCCTGCACAAGTTCATCGGCTGGGACAAGCCGATCCTGACCGATTCGGGCGGCTTCCAGGTGTTTTCGCTTGGAGAACTGCGCAAGATCACCGAAGAAGGCGTCACGTTTGCATCACCGGTGAATGGCGACAAGCTGTTCCTGTCGCCCGAGATCTCGATGCAGATCCAGCGCACGCTGAATTCGGACATCGTCATGCAGTTCGACGAATGCACGCCCTACGAGATCGACGGCCGCCCGGCCACGCATGACGAGGCAGCCCGCTCGATGCGCATGAGCCTGCGCTGGGCCAAGCGATCGCGCGACGAATTCGACCGACTGGCCAACCCGAACGCGCTGTTCGGCATCGTCCAGGGCGGCATGTTCGAGGACTTGCGCGACGAATCGCTGGCCGGCCTGTCCGAGCTGGACTTCCACGGCTACGCCATCGGCGGCCTGTCGGTGGGCGAGCCCAAGGAAGACATGATGCGCGTGCTCGAACACGTGGGCCCGCGCCTGCCGGCCCACAAGCCGCACTACCTGATGGGCGTGGGCACGCCCGAAGACCTGGTGGCCGGCGTGGCGCACGGCGTGGACATGTTCGACTGCGTCATGCCCACCCGCAACGCCCGCAACGGCTGGCTGTTCACCCGCTTCGGCGACGTCAAGATCCGCAACGCGGCGCACCGCAACGACCCGCGCCCGCTGGACGAGCAGTGCGGCTGCTACACGTGCCGCAACTTCTCGCGCGCGTACCTGCACCACCTGCACCGTGTGGGCGAGATCCTGGGCGCACGCCTCAACACCATCCACAACCTCTATTACTACCTGGAACTGATGCGCGAAATGCGCACGGCCATCGAGGAACACCGCTTCGAGGCGTTCCGCCGCCAGTTCGCCGAAGACCGCGCGCGCGGCACCAAATAGAGAATGTTCTGAAAACCAGACAGGCAGCCGAACTTTTGGGCGTTTGCCGGTCGAACAACTGCCCGCGACGGAAGCCGTTCGGACGCTTTCTGCAACGTCCGCAAAGTACTTGCAAAGCACCCCGAACAAACCCGTAATTCGCCCTAGAATGCCAAGGCGGGACAACAACCGGGTGATAGAATGCCCGATTCCCTGATTGACCTTTGTGACGGAGAAGTAACGTGCTGATTTCGAACGCTTTTGCGCAGACCGCCGGTGCCGGCGGCGCGGCCGGTGGCCTGATGAGCTTCCTGCCGATCATCCTGATGTTCGCGGTGCTGTGGTTCATCATGATCCGCCCGCAGATGAAGCGCCAGAAGGAATCGAAGGCCATGCTGGAAGCCCTGGCAAAGAACGACGAAGTCGTGACCGCCGGCGGTATCCTGGGCCGTGTGACCAAGGTCAACGAGAACTATGTAACGCTGGAAGTGGCCGAAGGCACGGAAATCACCGTGCAGAAGAACGCCGTGACCACCGTGCTGCCGAAGGGCTCGCTGAAGTCGCTCTGATCCCGGACGGTCTCCCGAACCTGATCCCGGCAGGTGTCATGTGGCGCCAGACGCTCCGCTGACCCTGCCCTGCGCAGCCGCCTGTACCAGCCTCCGCGGTCCCACCAGGGCCGCGACCGGGCTGCCAGGCGGCTGTTTGCCAACCGGTCCCGCCGAACCGGCGCGCCTATTGCGCGACTTGTCGGCATGCCAACTGCAATGACTGGCCAAAGATGAATCGCTATCCGCTTTGGAAATACATCGTGATCCTGGTGGCTCTCGCCATCGGCATCACCTACACCCTGCCGAATTTCTTCGGCGAGGCCCCCGCTGTCCAGGTATCGTCGGCCAAGGCCACGGTCAAGGTCGACCTGTCCATGCAGAAGCATGTGGAGGAAATCCTGGCGCAGAACCAGCTGCAGCCGGACGGCATCTTCTTCGACGTGGCCGGGCAATCCGGCTCGGTCAAGGCGCGCTTCCGCACCACGGACGAGCAGCTCAAGGCCAAGGACGTGCTGTCCCGCTCGCTCAACCCCGACGCCAACGACCCCACGTACGTGGTGGCGCTGAACCTGCTGTCGGGCTCGCCGCGCTGGCTGACCGCGCTGCACGCGCTGCCGATGTACCTGGGCCTGGACCTGCGCGGTGGCGTGCACTTCCTGCTGCAGGTGGACATGAAGGGCGCCGTCGACAAGAAGCTCGACAGCCTTTCCGGCGACGCGCGCACGCTGCTGCGCGACAAGAACGTGCGCCATGGCGGCATCGAACGTGACGGCGACCGCCTGACCGTGCGCTTCAGCAACGCCGACGACGCCAACCGCGCGCGCGGCATCCTGGCCGACAACCTGCGCGAACTGGCCTTCTCGATCGACGGCACCAACGTCGTGGGCGTATTCACCGACGCCGCCCGAAAGACGGTGCAGGACGCCGCGGTCAAGCAGAACATCACCACGCTGCACAACCGCGTGAACGAGCTCGGCGTGGCCGAACCCGTGATCCAGCAGCAGGGCGCCGACCGTATCGTCGTGCAGCTGCCCGGCGTGCAGGACACCGCCAAGGCCAAGGACATCATCGGCCGCACCGCCACGCTGGAAGCCCGCCTGGCCGACCCGGCCATCCGCAATCCGCGTCCGGGCGATCCCGTGCCGTTTGGTGACGAACTGTTCACGCAAGGCAACGGCGCCCCGGTGATGCTGCGCAAGCAGGTGATCTTCACCGGCGACCGCATCGAAAGCGCCTCGGCCGGTTTCGACCAGAACCAGCGTCCGTCCGTGAACATCAAGCTCGACGCCCAGGGCGGCCGCGTGCTGCGCGACGTGTCGCGCGAGAACATCGGCAAGCCGATGGGCATCGTGCTGTTCGAAAAGGGCAAGGGCGAAGTGCTGACCGTGGCCACGATCCAGTCCGAACTCGGTTCCAGCTTCCAGATCACGGGCTCGTACTCGACCGAGGCGGCCAACGACCTGGCCCTGCTGCTGCGCGCGGGCTCGCTGGCCGCCCCGATGGAAATCATCGAGGAACGCACGATCGGCCCGTCGCTGGGTGCCGACAACATCCAGAAGGGCTTTGACTCGGTGGCCTACGGCTTTGCTGCCATCGCCGCGTTCATGGTCCTGTACTACATGCTGTTCGGCGTGTTCTCGGTGCTGGCGCTGGGTATCAACCTGCTGCTGCTGATCGCGGTGCTTTCGATGCTGCAGGCCACGCTGACGCTGCCCGGCATTGCCGCGATCGCACTGGTGCTCGGCATGGCCATTGACGCGAACGTGCTGATCAACGAGCGGATCCGCGAGGAACTGCGCGCCGGCGCATCGCCGCAGATGGCCATCGCCATCGGCTTCGACCGCGCCTGGGCCACCATCCTGGACTCGAACGTGACCACGCTGATCGCCGGCCTGGCGCTGCTGGCCTTCGGCTCGGGCCCGGTGCGCGGCTTCGCCGTGGTGCACTGCCTGGGTATTCTGACCTCGATGTTCTCGGCGGTCTTCTTCAACCGCGGGCTGGTCAACCTCTGGTACGGCCGCAAGAAGAAGCTCCAGAGCCTGGCCATCGGCCAGGTGTGGAAGCCGGACGCCGACGTCCCGGCCACCAAGTAAGCCAGGACATACAGGAACACATCATGGAATTCTTCCGCATCAAGCGCGACATTCCGTTCATGAAGCACGCGTTGATCTTCAACGTGGTGTCTTTCCTGACGTTTGCCGCCGCTGTTTTCTTCCTCTGGCACAAGGGCCTGCACCTGTCGATCGAATTCACGGGCGGCACGGTGATGGAGGTCAACTACCAGCAGACCGCCGACCTGGAGAAGATCCGAGGCCAGGTGGGCAAGCTCGGCTACACCGACGTGCAGGTGCAGAACTTCGGCACCTCGCGCGACGTGATGATCCGCCTGCCGCTGCAAAAGGGTCCGGACGGCAAGCCGGTGACATCGGCCCAGCAGAGCGAACAGGTCATGGGCGCCCTGACGGCGGCCACGCCTGACGTGAAGCTGCAGCGCGTGGAGTTCGTGGGCCCGCAGGTGGGCAAGGAACTGGCCACCGACGGCCTGCTGGCGCTGCTGTGCGTGGTGGTCGGCATCGTGATCTACCTGTCGTTCCGCTTCGAGTGGAAGTTCGCGGTGGCGGGCATCATCGCCAACCTGCACGACGTGGTGATCATCCTGGGCTTCTTCGCCTTCTTCCAGTGGGAATTCTCGCTGTCCGTGCTGGCGGCCATCCTTGCGGTGCTGGGCTATTCCGTGAACGAGTCGGTGGTGATTTTCGACCGGATCCGCGAGGCGTTCCGCAAGTACCGCAAGATGAGCACGCACGAGGTGATCGACCACGCGATCACCAGCACGATGTCGCGGACCATCATCACCCACGGCTCGACCGAAATGATGGTGCTGTCGATGTTCTTCTTCGGCGGCCCGACGCTGCACTACTTCGCACTGGCCCTGACGGTGGGTATCCTGTTCGGTATCTATTCGTCGGTGTTCGTGGCGGCAGCCCTGGCCATGTGGCTGGGCGTCAAGCGCGAGGACCTGGTCAAGGGCGAGAAGAAAGGCGGCGACGCCACCGATCGCAACGACCCGAACTTCGGGGCGCAGGCCTGACGGCCTGGCGGCAAAGCAGAAAAGAGAAAGGCACCTTCGGGTGCCTTTCTCTTTGGGCCTTCGTCGCGGCACGCAAGAGCGTGCGGGTGAGATGCTCGTTTGCCACTACCGATATCTGTCCATCGCCATCCCTGAAAACGCGATGCCATCCTCGTAGCCATTGCGCAGGGCCAAATGTGGAGCGCGACGGGATTCCTTCGGCACTTACATCGGGCTACGTTATTGCGTCTTTCCACGCCATCCGCCCATGCTGATCAGCCCACCATTCTTGCCGCAGGACGCGCTTATACCTTCCGAGTTGGTCTCAACGGACCCGATGATGGATTGGGTCGACAAGTATGAGCCTGGGCACCACGGCATCTATCCCATCGCGTTCGACCGCCGATGGCATTGCGGCATGCACCTTTGTCCCGACTATCAGAATGAACCGGTACGAGCCATTGCCGACGGTGAAGTTGTAGCATATCGGGTGTGCCAGACATCGATCGTCCAGCCTGAGGAAGGGCGTGGCAGCACGTGCGATAAGCCCAAATCCAACGCCGGCTTCGTGCTCTTGCGGCATCGGACCGAGACGGGCCAAGGGCGTGCCATGACGTTCTACTCGCTATACATGCACTTGCTGGACCTGTCATCGTATTTGGGGATCGGGACTGCCATCAGCAATCCTCAAGCGGTCGGGTCATCGGCCGGGTTGCCGAGCTGGCTTTGTTTCCCGACTGACGGCGTGGTAACGCCCGACGATTTGAACGTGCATCGCAAGGACATTCTTGGATATCCGGGAGAATGTGACGGTCTCCTGCATCTGCATTTCGAAATCTTCATGACCGAAGCAGATTTCGAAACTTGGTTCGAGCGGACGGGCAACGACCGACGCGCATCGCCACATCCCGTAACGCCGGCTTCCAACGAATACTGGGGGCACAGTTATCTCGTCATACCGGCCGGACAACGCTTTTTCCGCGTTCCGCCAGGAATTAACCGATCCGACACGCCATACTTCCCCCCGCTTAACGACGGCGCCGTGGACGACTCCAGCAACCTGTATGTGGAGATCTATTTCCACAAAGGCCAGCGCTACACCCGTTCGTGGCTGGAGAAAGACGGCGCAATCACCGCACTGACGCCCGATCCCGTACGCGACGTCTACGACGATTACGAATACAAACTCCACGACCGCGCCGTCGCACTTTATCCGGCGTGCCCGAGCGACGGCTATGAGTTGTTGCGATTCGGCCGGGTCCTCAGTGATCGTCCGACCTTGCCGGCCCGCGACCGCAAGGCGTGGGTAGCGGTGACCTTCGAGGCGGAACGGCGGGGCTACATCGACCTTGCCCAGGAATCCATCCAGAAGTTGTCGGACGCGGATTTTCCAGCGTTCCATTGGCAAAAGATCGTGGAGGCGAACTCACCATTCGACGACGACGGCCTCTGTGACTACGAAGCATTGAAGATGCTGTTGCAAGTCGAGGACAAGTGGCGGTTGCCTGCAACGGGCCGGGATGAGAAGGGCTGCAAGAGAGAAGACGTCGTCGTCGCGTATATCCGAAACAACGATTCCGTACGCGCCAGGCTTCGCGGCATGATTTGCCACGCGCCGAGCGAATGGGACGCCAGCAACAATGAAGCACGTTACAAGCGGCTAAAGGAACCAGGCGAGTTTTTGGTAAGCGCATGGATATCGATCCGGACGGCTACAAGAACTTCCTCGCGTCTATTCGGAAGCTTCAGTTCATGGGACAGACGCCGCTGGGCGAGGAAAAGAAATTCTGGTATTTCCATCCAATGGCTTTCATAAGGCACATGAGAAACTGCGGATGGCGCAGTGCCGAAGAACTTGCGTCAACTTTTCCGGCGCATATGCACTACACCGACTCAGGACATCCGAGAAAAGCCATCAAGACCCCTGGTGCAATCTATGCCATTACCCGAGACGCAGCGCTGAACCGCATTGCCGAGCATGTCATGTCGCTCAATGCATGCCTTCGGAAATATCTTGGCCACGATGCACAGCGAACCGCCATCTTTCTCGCACAGGCATTGCTGGAGACAGCTCAATGGCGAAGCCTTCCCGGCAAACGACGCAAACTGCATGAATGGGATTTGGCGAATACGCTGCAGCCAATCCCGCGACCAAGCATTACGGGCCTTTCTATGGCCGTGGAATCATGCAGTTGACCTGGGCTGGAAACTACAGAAACTACGGGGACTTCGCGGCGATCCCGTCTCGGGATGCCGAACCTTACGTAGAAAGATTGACGCCGTCTTCGCCTCGGATCACGGCTGATTCACTGCACTACACACATTCGCCCGCCGACGGCGGAACGTTCATGCAGTGGGCACCCCGGTACGGTCCAGACATTCTGGCAGAGGATGCTCATCACGCGTGTGATTCAGGCGGATTCTATTGGGTGACCAAACCATTTTCCGGTCAATCCAATATCAATCGCGTCGCGGACCAACCTTATAGTCCCGCCCGTGTGGGCCTTATCAATCGACTCGTCAATGGTGGTGGAAACGGCTACTACGAAAGGCAGGCGTACACCCTGTTCATCCTGAACCAGTTGACAGATGTGTTAATGAACGCCAATTCGATCGCTATAGACCCGCCCGCGCCACGTGCGCGTGTCAACTGCGATATGTCTCGCGCTGGCAAATGAAGCTGACCACACTCCTGACGATATTCGCGCTGATCTTTTGTTCGCAGGCCTACGCGTTCAAAACCATGCAGTTCCGCCCCGCACTTGATGTACTTGTCACCCTCTCACTGCGGGATAACATCCTCGTGTTCGAAACGGAGTACAACGGGAACACCGGGCGTGATGAAGTAGAACTCGAGCCGACAACCGACACGCCCTTTCATCTCTCCATCGACGACTACAACGCCGACTCCTATCAGGATTTCTCGATATGGCATTTGGATGAAGGCAACGGCGTCCATACCATTCATCGCGTGTTTCTCTATCAGCCTCAGCGCGCGACATTCAGAGAGACTTTTCCCGAGTGCGGAGACCTCTTTCTAAATATGCAGGTGATGGCGACCGAGAAAGGTAGATTCTTGCGATCCACCTATTTCGCCGATTGGGTTCCGAAGCAGTGCGACACTAACCCACGGTGACTCTCGACCTAACTTGGCCTGCCAAGGTACCCCCGCATCGGGCGGGCGGGGGCTTGCGCAATAGATGCGTGAACTTGCAGGATCAAGCTTCCGTCAGCTGCTCGATCCACACCGCGAGGCGGTCCGAGGCAAACGTATCTGCCCGGGTGCCGGCGCGGGCGGCGATCGCATCGCCTTCCCGCACCAGTTGCAACGCGCCGCCGGCCTCTTCCAGCCAGAGCAGCACGGCCAGCCAGCCGGCGTGCTCGGCGGATACCGCCTCGGCCACGGGCGCCGATACGAATTCATTGAGCGTGGTCGGCGACGTCCAGGTGACCACGTCGCCATCGCGGCGGACCGAGGCGCCCAGCGTTTCGGCCA contains:
- the tgt gene encoding tRNA guanosine(34) transglycosylase Tgt, coding for MLNFELLTTDGNARRGRVTLNHGVVETPIFMPVGTYGSVKAMSPLELNEIGAQIILGNTFHLWLRPGLDVVDTHQGLHKFIGWDKPILTDSGGFQVFSLGELRKITEEGVTFASPVNGDKLFLSPEISMQIQRTLNSDIVMQFDECTPYEIDGRPATHDEAARSMRMSLRWAKRSRDEFDRLANPNALFGIVQGGMFEDLRDESLAGLSELDFHGYAIGGLSVGEPKEDMMRVLEHVGPRLPAHKPHYLMGVGTPEDLVAGVAHGVDMFDCVMPTRNARNGWLFTRFGDVKIRNAAHRNDPRPLDEQCGCYTCRNFSRAYLHHLHRVGEILGARLNTIHNLYYYLELMREMRTAIEEHRFEAFRRQFAEDRARGTK
- the yajC gene encoding preprotein translocase subunit YajC gives rise to the protein MLISNAFAQTAGAGGAAGGLMSFLPIILMFAVLWFIMIRPQMKRQKESKAMLEALAKNDEVVTAGGILGRVTKVNENYVTLEVAEGTEITVQKNAVTTVLPKGSLKSL
- the secD gene encoding protein translocase subunit SecD, which translates into the protein MNRYPLWKYIVILVALAIGITYTLPNFFGEAPAVQVSSAKATVKVDLSMQKHVEEILAQNQLQPDGIFFDVAGQSGSVKARFRTTDEQLKAKDVLSRSLNPDANDPTYVVALNLLSGSPRWLTALHALPMYLGLDLRGGVHFLLQVDMKGAVDKKLDSLSGDARTLLRDKNVRHGGIERDGDRLTVRFSNADDANRARGILADNLRELAFSIDGTNVVGVFTDAARKTVQDAAVKQNITTLHNRVNELGVAEPVIQQQGADRIVVQLPGVQDTAKAKDIIGRTATLEARLADPAIRNPRPGDPVPFGDELFTQGNGAPVMLRKQVIFTGDRIESASAGFDQNQRPSVNIKLDAQGGRVLRDVSRENIGKPMGIVLFEKGKGEVLTVATIQSELGSSFQITGSYSTEAANDLALLLRAGSLAAPMEIIEERTIGPSLGADNIQKGFDSVAYGFAAIAAFMVLYYMLFGVFSVLALGINLLLLIAVLSMLQATLTLPGIAAIALVLGMAIDANVLINERIREELRAGASPQMAIAIGFDRAWATILDSNVTTLIAGLALLAFGSGPVRGFAVVHCLGILTSMFSAVFFNRGLVNLWYGRKKKLQSLAIGQVWKPDADVPATK
- the secF gene encoding protein translocase subunit SecF, producing MEFFRIKRDIPFMKHALIFNVVSFLTFAAAVFFLWHKGLHLSIEFTGGTVMEVNYQQTADLEKIRGQVGKLGYTDVQVQNFGTSRDVMIRLPLQKGPDGKPVTSAQQSEQVMGALTAATPDVKLQRVEFVGPQVGKELATDGLLALLCVVVGIVIYLSFRFEWKFAVAGIIANLHDVVIILGFFAFFQWEFSLSVLAAILAVLGYSVNESVVIFDRIREAFRKYRKMSTHEVIDHAITSTMSRTIITHGSTEMMVLSMFFFGGPTLHYFALALTVGILFGIYSSVFVAAALAMWLGVKREDLVKGEKKGGDATDRNDPNFGAQA
- a CDS encoding M23 family peptidase, translated to MLISPPFLPQDALIPSELVSTDPMMDWVDKYEPGHHGIYPIAFDRRWHCGMHLCPDYQNEPVRAIADGEVVAYRVCQTSIVQPEEGRGSTCDKPKSNAGFVLLRHRTETGQGRAMTFYSLYMHLLDLSSYLGIGTAISNPQAVGSSAGLPSWLCFPTDGVVTPDDLNVHRKDILGYPGECDGLLHLHFEIFMTEADFETWFERTGNDRRASPHPVTPASNEYWGHSYLVIPAGQRFFRVPPGINRSDTPYFPPLNDGAVDDSSNLYVEIYFHKGQRYTRSWLEKDGAITALTPDPVRDVYDDYEYKLHDRAVALYPACPSDGYELLRFGRVLSDRPTLPARDRKAWVAVTFEAERRGYIDLAQESIQKLSDADFPAFHWQKIVEANSPFDDDGLCDYEALKMLLQVEDKWRLPATGRDEKGCKREDVVVAYIRNNDSVRARLRGMICHAPSEWDASNNEARYKRLKEPGEFLVSAWISIRTATRTSSRLFGSFSSWDRRRWARKRNSGISIQWLS